The genomic region TATTAGTAAAATAGTAATCACAGCAGGAATAGTTTGTACAAAAAGGATTTTGCGTTCTACTGTTAAAGCACCATAAATACCAGCGATGGCTACACATGCAAGAAAAAATAGGGCCACATATGATTGCCATATATCATCTGTGATTAATAAACTCCATATCAATCCGGCGGCTAGAAAACCATTGTATAAGCCTTGATTTGCAGCCATG from Nonlabens arenilitoris harbors:
- a CDS encoding DUF1304 domain-containing protein; this translates as MQILISILIGFIALIHVYILWFEMFAWETKGRKVFKSFPKELFAPTKSMAANQGLYNGFLAAGLIWSLLITDDIWQSYVALFFLACVAIAGIYGALTVERKILFVQTIPAVITILLILIF